DNA from Streptococcus parasuis:
CTAAGAAGACACAGTCTTTATGTGTTTCCGCATAGGCTTTGAATGCTTTGTAATCATCACCATAGGTTTGAACCAAGGCATGAGCATGGGTACCAGCTACAGGTATGCCAAAGATTTTTCCTGCTCGAACATTGGAAGTCGCAGATGCTCCACCAATAAAGGCTGCCCGTGTACCCCAAATTGCAGCATCCATTTCTTGAGCACGACGGGTTCCAAATTCCATCAATGGCTCATCTTCAATAACTGCCTTGATACGACGAGCTTTTGTAGCAATGAGTGTTTGGTAGTTGACGATGTTTAACAAAGCTGTTTCAATCAATTGGCATTGTGCCAATGGACCTTCGATTTGGAGAATAGGTTCGTTCGCATAAACCAAATCACCTTCTTTTGCAGATCGGACGGTTAAGGTCATTTCTAATTGAGCTAAATAATCTAGGAAATCCTGTGGATATCCCAATTCTGTTAGGTAGTCAATATCTGTTTGACTAAAACGAAGATTATTAAGGTAGTCCACCACGCGCTCCAAGCCTGCAAAGACCGCATAACCATTTTTAAAAGGTTGTGAACGGAAATAGACTTCGAATACAGCGTGTTTATTGTGGATGTTTTGGTCAAAATAGACCTGCATCATGTTGATTTGATAAAGGTCGGTGTGCAGTGTCAAACTGTCATCCTGAAATAGTGTCATAAGATTTCTCCTTTTGTCTTCCTAAGTGAAGACCATTCAGTTACTATTGAAACTAAACGCTAATATGCCTACTATTATAACAAAAAAATCGAGAAAAACTTGATTTAGATGCACAGAATGGCGAAAATACTCGCAAGAAAAAGGAATGGTATGTAAGGGATGGATCTTGGCTTGTATATTGTAAAGACGAGTAAGCCTAAAAGTGAGCTGATTTGAATAATCCATAGGATTTCAGTCAAGCCACAAATTAGGGACAGACTAGCCAAATATAGAAAATCACCCGAACCGATATTGAACTGCCATTTCTCTGTCAGAAAAGCCAAGGCTAAAAAGCAACAAAAGAGCCAGTTTAGCTGGGATAGTATCAGAGCTATAAAAGTAAAAACGAGCCAGACGGCAAAAGGATATTCCTGATGCTTGATGTCGTAAATGGTCAAAACCAGCCCTGCAAGGATGAGGATGGTTTCAGTTAGGCTTAGGAGTTGAAAATGGCAGAGCAGGACAGCTAGTCCAGTTAAGAATTCTAGTCCAGCATACCAATAGGGAATATTTACCTTACAATAACGACATCTGGATGCGGTTGAAAGCTGAGAAAGAATGGGAATCAGGTCCCAAACCTTGAGTCGCTTCTTACAAGAACTACAATGACTAGATGGTCGGATAATGGATTGTTCAGGGAACCGGTCAATGACCAGTCCCAAAAAGGAGCCAATTGAAGCTCCGAGGAAAAATAGGATACAGATCTTCATACCTATTTATTCGTAATAAATTTGGAAAATGAAGAGAAAGTTACACCGTTTCAATGGTCGTTTGGAGAATTCCATAGGTGATAAGAGAATTCCGTATTCTTTCTTTGGTCTTGCCTGCTAAAGCATGGTTAGTAAGTTTGACAGTCAGTGTAGCACAATGGTCATATCCATCCATAGTCCATACTTTAAGTTGAACGATGGATTCCACATTTGGTATAGACATCAACTCCAGAGCCAGTTCATCACTCTTTATTCCAGATGGAGTTTGTTCAAGAAAGATTTTCAGAGTATTCCATGCCTTAGGAAGGGCCTGACTAAGGATAAATAAAGAAATAATGATTGAAAGTAGGGGATCAAGGAAGTACCAATCAGTGAATTGGAGAATAATGGAGACAAGAATGACCGCCAGCCATCCTAAAATATCCTCTAGAAAGTGCAAACTAAGAATGGATTCATTGTGGCTATGGCCATTTTTTACAATACGGGAAGCGGCGAAATTGATGATGATAGCGATCACTCCAAGTACTAGCATCCCATCTTGGTTGACAGGTTGGGGATGGAAAAGATTGGGAATATTTTCCACAAGAATTAGGCTAGAACCGATAATCAGAATGCTTGAGGTCAAGAGTGCTGCCAAAATATTCCATCTCTTGTAACCAAGGGGATAGGTGCTATCAGCTGGTTTATTTGCGAAGGTCTGCATCAATGCGGAGCTGCCAATGGCTAGGGCATCCCCAAAATCATGGACAGCATCTGCTAAAATGGCGCTGGAGTGAAAGAGTGCTCCAAAGATACATTCAATGATAGAAAAACAAAGATTCAGCAAAAAAGCAATGAAAGTATTTTTACTAGACGACATGACAAACCCTTTCTATGTTATACTGTTTATAGGTTTATTATGCGATTAAATGAGCCAAATAACTAGAAACAAGTAAAACATTATGTTTGTTTCTGAACATAATGTTTGAAATGTACGAGAGATGGATAGACGAATTGCAAAAACACGTAAGGCGATTTTTCAGGCCTTTTTGAGCCTATTAAATGAAAAAGGGTACGATGACATGCGCGTGCAGGATGTCATTGATAAGGCAGATATCGGCCGTTCTACTTTTTACGCCCATTATGCCAGTAAGGAAGCTCTTTTGGAAGAACTCTGTCATGACTTGTTTCATCATTTGTTTACAGGTCGTGAAGATAGTGATGTAACAGTTTTGCTGGCGCATATTTTCAAACATTTTCGGACAAATCAAGACCGAGTAGCTAGCCTCTTGTTATCACGCAACACATATTTTTTAAAGGAGTTAGAGACAGAGCTCAAACACGATATTTATCCAAAAGTGATGGAAGATTACATGCAGGATAAGCAGAGTCTTCCAGAGGACTTATTGCTGCATTTTGTTGTCACTACTTTTGTGGAAACCGTCAGCTGGTGGCTACAACAACGTAAAAAGGTAGATGAAGTGACCTTGACAACTTACTATTTGAAATTATTAGCCTAAGGAGAATAAATGCTTAGACCGTTACATATGGCACATGCCTTTTTAGATGAGATTTTAACAGACCAAGACCTAGCTGTCGATGGGACTATGGGAAATGGACATGACACTTTATTTTTAGCTCAGCGAGCAGGAAAGATCGTGGCATTTGATATTCAGGAACAGGCCTTGAACACAACGGCTGAAAAACTAGAAAAAGCTGGCTTGACTAATGCCCAATTAGTTTTGACAGGACACGAAAACCTAGATCAGTTTGTGGATGAATGTAAGGCAGCTATTTTTAATCTTGGCTACCTACCTTCAGCGGATAAGTCAGTCATTACCTTGCCTGAAACCACCCTTCAAGCCATCAAAAAAGTCCTAGATCGACTGGTTGTTGGTGGTCGTCTTGCTATCATGATTTATTATGGCCACGAGGGCGGAGCAGTAGAAAAGGATGCGGTATTAGACTTTGTCAGCCAGCTGGACCAGACCGTCTTTACTGCCATGCTTTACAAACCGCTGAACCAAGTCAACACTCCACCGTTTTTGGTGATGATAGAACGGATCAACAACAATTAAGGGGGTGATGGTATTACAAGTTTTGTTCAAGTCATTATATTTTTAATCCTATTAGTTATTTCCAATACCATTTATCGATTAAATCCCAAAGTTCCACTTCCATTTATTCAAATTTTATTGGGAGTTGGAGCAGGTCTACTATTTGGAGTCGGGAATCTCACCCTAGATGCTTCATTGTTCCTTGCTTTAGTTATTGCTCCTTTAAACTTTAGAGAGGGTCAGCAAAGTAATGTCGATGACTTGATGGAAAATTGGAAAGTTATTGCCTTCCTAATTTTTCCCTTGGTCTTTTTAACAGCCTTGGGAATCGGATCTTTGGCTGGCTACTTATTACCAGTAGAGGTTCCTCTCTCTGCAAGTTTTGCCCTTGGGGCTGCACTTGCGCCGACAGATGCTGTAGCCTTTTTAGTGTTATCAAATCGCTTTGCTTTTCCAAAACGATTAGAAACCATTTTGACCCTAGAGGGCTTGCTGAATGATGCGAGTGGACTTGTTGCGTTTGAGTTTGCTGTGCTTGCTTTGACTACAGGGAATTTTTCACTCATTAACGCAAGTGGTCAATTTGTTTGGGCACTTGTCGGTGGAATGCTCGCAGGACTTTTTCTTGCTTTTGGTCATCGTGGTTTGGTTTCATTACTTGAAAAACTGGATGCGGCAGATATTCCTGGAGTCCTGTTGCTCGAACTCTCATTACCATTAGTGGCTTATTTTGTGGCTACCTCTATTGGTGGTTCTGGAATTATTGCAGTGGTCATTGCAGGTCTGTTTCAATCGAAGCAGTTGAAAAAAATGACTTTGTTTGATGCGCGTGTGAATCGTGTGAACCAAATTGTTTGTGATACTCTAAATTTCTCATTGAATGGGTTGGTTTTTCTTGTTTTTGGGTATGAATTTACTCGAATCATTCAGCCTGCTTTGAGGAATCCATTGATTAGTAATGGTCACTTGTTAGGGATAGTTATTCTCTTAACCATTAGTCTGTTTCTGCTACGCTTTATTGGCTTACTCTGCTTGAATGCTTATCGAAAAGCAAAATCTTCTAAGAGTGTTTATAGTGTGCATGAGCTGGGGATTCTAACATTTTCAGGGATGAAAGGGTCGGTCTCGATTGCTACGATTTTGTTGTTACCAGAATTTGATAGCTTAATTTACAGTCTGATTCTATTTACTGTCGGAATGGTGACCCTGTTGAGTTTTTTGGTGGGATTATTCGTTTTGCCAAGGTTTGCAAAACAGAAGTCCGAGTCTCCGATTTTAGAAGGTTCTGTCCGAATCTCTATTCTGCAAGTGGTGGTAAACGAATTGGAACTAGATATTGAGGATGCCACAAACCCAAATGGTATTTACATTGTTATTGGTCAATATTATAGGCGGATAGAACATCTTCATCGCCAGTTGATGACTGTAGACATACGCAAAGAGGTGGCCAGTTTAAGGTTGAAACTGGTAGAAATTGAACAGAAGGGGTTAGAGACTGCATTTGCGAAAGAACACCTTAGTTTGTCTTCCTACCGTCTCTATCAAAACTATTTAAGAACATTGGAACAGGATATTAATCGCGACCTGATTCCAACCTTCAAATACTTATGGCTAATCAGTCGAAGGGTCATCAATAAGTGGTATCATGAATGGATTAGTATCGGAACTAGTTTACGGAAAAGGAATCAGGATGCAACTGTTCAAAAGAATGAGTACGATCCAGCATTGTCTGAATTATTCTTGGCCAATACCGCAGAGATTATTCAATTTTTAGAGAAAAATCAGTTGAGGTGCTCTGCAGAATACATTCAGCAGCTAAAAGAATTCTGCTTATACCAAGCTCAATTGATTCATGCAGGAATCAAGGTGGAAGATGTTATCGGACGGATGAAACCCGAAAGTTTAGATGATCTGTTACGAGGGTATTATTTAGAAAGAAAAGTGGTTGCAGAATATGAAAAGTATGGTCATTTATCACAAATGGCAGCCAAGCAAATGCGGCGCAATATTAACCAACTAGAAAGTTATGCGCTGACAGAGTTTGATTCTTTTTAAATGCATGGATATTGAATCAGACACGAGTGGGTGATAAAAAGAGGCTCTTTGTCAACTGTAGTGGGTAGATGAAAAGCTAACACCTAGAGAGGACGAACTTCGTTCTCTCTTTCTTTATGTTCAAAGCAATCAAAATCCGTTTTTTAAAATTTTCAAAGTTCCTGAAACCAAAGGCATTTCTTTTAATGACTTTGATGAGATTATTGGTAGCTTCCAGTTTGGCGTTGGAATAAGGCAATTCCATGGCGTTTAAAACCTTGTCTTTATCCTTTAGAAATGTCTTAAATACCGTCTGAAAAATAAGATTAACAGTGGCTACTTCCTGTTCGATGAGGTCAAAGAAATGGTCTGAGTTCTTCTCTTGGAAATGGAATAAGAGCAATTGATAGAGTTCATAGTGCTGTCGTAGTTCCTTGGAGAAAGACAGGAGTTTTTCTAGGATTTCCTTGTTAGTCAAATGCATTCGAAACATAGGGCGATAAAATCGTTTATCGCTGAGTTTACGGCTATCTTGTTGTATCAATTTCCAGTAGCGTTTCAAGACTCGGTATTCCTGCGATGTTCTGTCGAATTGATTCATAATTTGAATACGGACACGGTTCATAGCCCGGCTAAGGTGTTGAACAATATGAAAGCGGTCTAGTACGATTTTTGCATTCGGAAAAAGCTGTTTAGCAAGTTGATAATAGGGACTAAACATATCCATGGTAATCACTTTGACCTGATTTCTAACCTTTCTAGGATAGCGTAGAAAGTGGTTTCGGATGGTTGCTTGAGTTCTTCCGTCGAGAATGGCGATGACATTTAGGGAGTTGAAATCTTGAGCGATGAAGCTCATTTTCCCCTTCTTGAAGGCATACTCGTCCCAACTCATCACCTCAGGTAGGGTATTCCAATCCGTTTCAAACTTGAACTCATTGAGCTTTCTCATAACTGATGATGTTGAGATAGCTAGCCTGTGTGCGATATGTGTCATTGCTTGATTTTCGATGAGTAATTGGGCAATTTTCTGGTTAACAGCGACAGATATTTGATGGTTTTTCTTAACAAGAGGAGTTTCAGCGACCGCCATTTTCCCACATTCTTTACACTTGAAACGACGCTTTTTAAGGCGGATAAGGAGTGGATAACCAGCGGTTTCTAGGTAGGGAATTTTTGATGCTTTCTGGTAGTCGTACTTAGCCATTTGTCCCTTGCATTTTGGGCATTTAGGAGCCATGTAATCCAAGTAACCGTGGAGTTCTAAGTGAGTTCCCATATCATATTCATCAGTGATAGTGATATTTTTGTCTTTAATTCTGAGAAAATTTGTGATAAGATTTAGTTGTTCCATATGAGTCTTTCTAAAATGATAGTTTGAGCACTTTTCATTATAGGTCATATGGGACTTTTTTTCTATACTCAAAAAGGCTCCATAATCTCCACGGTGGTTTTACCCACTACAGAAATTATAGAGCCTAAAAAGATGAATAAGAGTATAAGAAAAGGCCTAGAACCGGTGAGTGAATTTCCAACATTCTAGGTCTTTTCTTATCTGATTCATTTGAATTGTGCTAGTTAAGAATTGGCTTAATGAACAATCGCTCGTCTCCTAGTTCAATCAATTCAACTTGATTATCATAAAAATCACTGAGCAGAGCAGGAGTTAGAATTTCTTGTTTTGGTCCTTGTACCAAGACTTTCCCTTCTTTTAGAAGGAGGACGTGAGTAAAGTTGTTTGTGATTTCTTCTGCGTGGTGGGTGACATAGATGATGGCAGGAGCATTTGGGAGTTGACAGATAGAATCGATATGATGAAGGAGGCGCTCGCGTGCCAATAGGTCAAGTCCAACGGTTGCTTCATCTAATATCAAAATAGCTGGATCTTCCATGAGGCTACGGGCAATGAGCAGGAGTTGGCGTTCACCCTGTGAAAGGCTCGCATAAGTCCGACCAATTAGGTGACTAGCTTCAATAGACCTAAGCATAGCTTTTGCTTCGTCGAGCTCCGCTTGCCCATATTCACGATATAGGATGGAGGACTTATATTTACCTGTCAATACGATTTGTTCTGCGGTT
Protein-coding regions in this window:
- a CDS encoding prepilin peptidase; translated protein: MKICILFFLGASIGSFLGLVIDRFPEQSIIRPSSHCSSCKKRLKVWDLIPILSQLSTASRCRYCKVNIPYWYAGLEFLTGLAVLLCHFQLLSLTETILILAGLVLTIYDIKHQEYPFAVWLVFTFIALILSQLNWLFCCFLALAFLTEKWQFNIGSGDFLYLASLSLICGLTEILWIIQISSLLGLLVFTIYKPRSIPYIPFLFLASIFAILCI
- a CDS encoding cation diffusion facilitator family transporter; protein product: MSSSKNTFIAFLLNLCFSIIECIFGALFHSSAILADAVHDFGDALAIGSSALMQTFANKPADSTYPLGYKRWNILAALLTSSILIIGSSLILVENIPNLFHPQPVNQDGMLVLGVIAIIINFAASRIVKNGHSHNESILSLHFLEDILGWLAVILVSIILQFTDWYFLDPLLSIIISLFILSQALPKAWNTLKIFLEQTPSGIKSDELALELMSIPNVESIVQLKVWTMDGYDHCATLTVKLTNHALAGKTKERIRNSLITYGILQTTIETV
- a CDS encoding TetR/AcrR family transcriptional regulator, yielding MDRRIAKTRKAIFQAFLSLLNEKGYDDMRVQDVIDKADIGRSTFYAHYASKEALLEELCHDLFHHLFTGREDSDVTVLLAHIFKHFRTNQDRVASLLLSRNTYFLKELETELKHDIYPKVMEDYMQDKQSLPEDLLLHFVVTTFVETVSWWLQQRKKVDEVTLTTYYLKLLA
- a CDS encoding tRNA (mnm(5)s(2)U34)-methyltransferase; this translates as MLRPLHMAHAFLDEILTDQDLAVDGTMGNGHDTLFLAQRAGKIVAFDIQEQALNTTAEKLEKAGLTNAQLVLTGHENLDQFVDECKAAIFNLGYLPSADKSVITLPETTLQAIKKVLDRLVVGGRLAIMIYYGHEGGAVEKDAVLDFVSQLDQTVFTAMLYKPLNQVNTPPFLVMIERINNN
- a CDS encoding cation:proton antiporter; translated protein: MSNTIYRLNPKVPLPFIQILLGVGAGLLFGVGNLTLDASLFLALVIAPLNFREGQQSNVDDLMENWKVIAFLIFPLVFLTALGIGSLAGYLLPVEVPLSASFALGAALAPTDAVAFLVLSNRFAFPKRLETILTLEGLLNDASGLVAFEFAVLALTTGNFSLINASGQFVWALVGGMLAGLFLAFGHRGLVSLLEKLDAADIPGVLLLELSLPLVAYFVATSIGGSGIIAVVIAGLFQSKQLKKMTLFDARVNRVNQIVCDTLNFSLNGLVFLVFGYEFTRIIQPALRNPLISNGHLLGIVILLTISLFLLRFIGLLCLNAYRKAKSSKSVYSVHELGILTFSGMKGSVSIATILLLPEFDSLIYSLILFTVGMVTLLSFLVGLFVLPRFAKQKSESPILEGSVRISILQVVVNELELDIEDATNPNGIYIVIGQYYRRIEHLHRQLMTVDIRKEVASLRLKLVEIEQKGLETAFAKEHLSLSSYRLYQNYLRTLEQDINRDLIPTFKYLWLISRRVINKWYHEWISIGTSLRKRNQDATVQKNEYDPALSELFLANTAEIIQFLEKNQLRCSAEYIQQLKEFCLYQAQLIHAGIKVEDVIGRMKPESLDDLLRGYYLERKVVAEYEKYGHLSQMAAKQMRRNINQLESYALTEFDSF
- a CDS encoding ISL3 family transposase translates to MEQLNLITNFLRIKDKNITITDEYDMGTHLELHGYLDYMAPKCPKCKGQMAKYDYQKASKIPYLETAGYPLLIRLKKRRFKCKECGKMAVAETPLVKKNHQISVAVNQKIAQLLIENQAMTHIAHRLAISTSSVMRKLNEFKFETDWNTLPEVMSWDEYAFKKGKMSFIAQDFNSLNVIAILDGRTQATIRNHFLRYPRKVRNQVKVITMDMFSPYYQLAKQLFPNAKIVLDRFHIVQHLSRAMNRVRIQIMNQFDRTSQEYRVLKRYWKLIQQDSRKLSDKRFYRPMFRMHLTNKEILEKLLSFSKELRQHYELYQLLLFHFQEKNSDHFFDLIEQEVATVNLIFQTVFKTFLKDKDKVLNAMELPYSNAKLEATNNLIKVIKRNAFGFRNFENFKKRILIALNIKKERTKFVLSRC
- a CDS encoding ABC transporter ATP-binding protein encodes the protein MILSMKHVYYKRQGKTILEDINWEFQPGERWAILGLNGAGKSTLLRILMAEFWKTSGDLTVLGVEFGKGDIPSLRTKIGVVGSFLAERFPIDLTAEQIVLTGKYKSSILYREYGQAELDEAKAMLRSIEASHLIGRTYASLSQGERQLLLIARSLMEDPAILILDEATVGLDLLARERLLHHIDSICQLPNAPAIIYVTHHAEEITNNFTHVLLLKEGKVLVQGPKQEILTPALLSDFYDNQVELIELGDERLFIKPILN